From the genome of Thermoflexus hugenholtzii, one region includes:
- the ade gene encoding adenine deaminase, protein MMELAHRIRLARGQEPADLLLKGGRLVNVFTGEVYEADIAIHGGYIVGIGEGYTAREVIDLKGRFVAPGFIDAHVHIESSMVPPPEFARAVVPHGTTTVIIDPHEIANVLGLDGIRYMLNAAKYNPLSVFVMLPSCVPASPLETSGAALYWYDLQPMLSSPWVLGLAEMMNYPGVIQGDPVVLDKLRAFAHVVRDGHAPQLTGRDLVAYAAAGITSDHECTTAEEAREKARLGMYVFVRESSVARNLADLLPAITPANSRRFCFCTDDRHPADLLDEGHIDFLIRKAVRLGLDPVIAIQMATLNPAEHFRLHDRGAIAPGRVADLVVFSDLYDLRPEMVFRHGMQVAENGRPLWEPVNRKVALRSTMNIAWDRVSFRIPAQGRRIHVIGVIPDQLITRHLIEEARILDGEAVADPARDLLKIAVIERHRATGQMGLGFVKGMGLRRGALASSVAHDHHNLVVVGADDVSMLTAARAVAGAGGGMAAAEGERVLALVPLPIAGLMSDQPIEAVRRQMDEVLQAARALGSELPNPLMTLSFLALEVIPELKITDIGLVDVNRFERIPLFLEES, encoded by the coding sequence ATGATGGAGCTGGCCCATCGGATCCGCCTGGCGCGCGGTCAGGAGCCGGCCGACCTGCTCCTCAAGGGAGGGCGTCTGGTCAACGTGTTCACGGGTGAGGTCTATGAGGCGGACATCGCGATCCATGGGGGATACATCGTGGGCATCGGGGAGGGTTACACCGCCCGGGAGGTGATCGATCTCAAAGGCCGCTTCGTGGCCCCCGGCTTCATCGACGCCCACGTCCACATCGAGAGCAGCATGGTCCCCCCGCCGGAGTTCGCCCGCGCCGTCGTCCCCCACGGCACCACCACCGTGATCATCGATCCCCACGAGATCGCCAACGTCCTGGGCCTGGATGGCATCCGGTACATGCTGAACGCCGCCAAATACAATCCGCTGAGCGTCTTCGTGATGCTCCCCTCCTGCGTCCCCGCCTCCCCCCTGGAGACCTCCGGTGCCGCCCTCTACTGGTATGATCTGCAGCCGATGCTCTCCAGCCCATGGGTGCTGGGGCTGGCGGAGATGATGAACTACCCCGGCGTGATCCAGGGCGATCCCGTCGTGCTGGATAAGCTCCGGGCCTTCGCCCACGTGGTCCGTGACGGCCACGCGCCGCAGCTCACCGGGCGGGATCTGGTGGCCTATGCGGCCGCAGGGATCACTTCCGACCATGAATGCACCACGGCGGAGGAGGCCCGGGAGAAGGCCCGCCTGGGGATGTATGTCTTCGTCCGGGAGTCCTCAGTGGCCCGCAATCTGGCGGATCTCCTCCCGGCCATCACCCCGGCCAACAGCCGTCGCTTCTGCTTCTGCACGGACGACCGTCACCCGGCGGATTTGCTGGACGAAGGCCACATCGACTTCCTGATCCGCAAAGCGGTCCGCCTGGGGCTGGATCCGGTGATCGCCATCCAGATGGCCACGCTCAACCCTGCCGAGCATTTCCGGCTCCACGACCGGGGGGCCATCGCCCCGGGGCGCGTGGCAGACCTGGTGGTGTTCTCGGACCTCTACGACCTGCGGCCGGAGATGGTCTTCCGCCACGGGATGCAGGTGGCCGAGAACGGCCGCCCCCTCTGGGAACCGGTCAATCGGAAGGTGGCCCTTCGCAGCACTATGAACATCGCCTGGGATCGCGTGAGCTTCCGCATCCCGGCCCAGGGGCGGCGGATCCATGTGATCGGGGTCATCCCGGACCAGCTGATCACCCGCCACTTGATCGAGGAGGCGCGGATCCTGGACGGGGAGGCGGTGGCGGACCCGGCGCGCGATCTGCTGAAGATCGCGGTGATCGAGCGCCACCGGGCAACCGGGCAGATGGGCCTGGGGTTCGTGAAGGGGATGGGGCTGCGCCGGGGCGCCCTGGCTTCCTCCGTCGCCCACGATCACCACAACCTGGTGGTGGTAGGGGCGGACGACGTCTCCATGCTGACGGCGGCCCGCGCGGTGGCCGGGGCCGGCGGAGGCATGGCCGCGGCCGAGGGCGAACGGGTGCTGGCCCTCGTGCCCTTGCCCATCGCCGGGCTGATGTCCGACCAGCCCATCGAGGCGGTGCGGCGGCAGATGGATGAGGTGTTGCAGGCGGCCCGGGCCCTGGGGAGCGAGCTCCCCAACCCCCTGATGACCCTGAGCTTCCTGGCCCTGGAAGTGATCCCCGAGCTCAAGATCACGGACATCGGGCTGGTGGACGTCAACCGCTTCGAGCGGATCCCCCTCTTCCTGGAAGAGTCGTGA
- the ppc gene encoding phosphoenolpyruvate carboxylase: MLGDQPLRRDIHLLGDLLGEVIREQAGAEGFELEEEVRRLSRARRAGDATAEGKLRTLLEGLGLPELRVIARAFTIFFDLANLAEDRHRVRVLRAREQAAHPGPRPESLAEAFQRIRAAGVSPEALRRLLQAFSIEPVFTAHPTEAKRRTVRGILGRIRAILAELDAPDRLPREREELLRRLRAELTTLWQTDLTRVRRPSVMDEVENGLSFFVRTLWSLTPRLYREFQAALQASYPEIPDPPPLFLRFGSWIGGDRDGNPRVTAEVTAQTLRRHRQVALSLHLQQARELFVALGVSTRQAPVSPALAQALADAEARWPAIRERLSALSPYEVYRRWISVIAWRLEQTLAWDPMSEPPPEGAYRSARELVEDLERMWESLTAHRGARIAEGLLWDWRIQAQVFGFHIARLDIRQEARRHAEAIAELLAAAGIGADFTRLPEEEQLALLTETLPRAGSIAAQANVSPETDEVLAVFRLLRRAAAAYGPESLGPYIISMARGAADVLAVLWLMSAANDLSEPPAFLRVAPLFESIGTLREAPRILARILAWPLYRAHLKRQGDHQIVMVGYSDSTKDGGYLAAAWALYRAQAEIVRVARAYGVTLTFFHGRGGALGRGGGPAARSILGLPPDAVAGRLRMTEQGEVLAERYDDPHIAHRHLEQVIGATLLVSALPSPEPHEAWVEAMEQMSEAAYCAYRELLEAPGFLTYFEHATPIDSIEQLPIASRPPRRRPQRRLEELRAIPWVFSWTQCRHLLPGWFGLGSGVEAFVRQAGPAGWQRLEEMHQRWPFFRAVLADAALALAKTDLGIARAYAELVPDPAAREAIWSRIEGEYHRTRRAILRITGLPDLLEDIPWLKRSIQVRNPYVDPLNFIQILLLRRWRERPEAEELREALWLTIQGVAAGLRTTG; encoded by the coding sequence ATGCTCGGCGATCAGCCTTTGCGACGCGACATTCACCTGCTGGGGGATCTGCTGGGGGAGGTGATCCGGGAGCAGGCCGGGGCGGAGGGCTTCGAGCTGGAGGAGGAGGTCCGCCGGCTCTCCCGCGCCCGGCGCGCAGGGGATGCGACCGCGGAGGGGAAGCTCCGCACCCTGCTGGAAGGCCTGGGGCTGCCGGAGCTCCGGGTGATCGCGCGGGCCTTCACCATCTTCTTCGACCTGGCCAACCTGGCGGAGGACCGTCACCGGGTGCGGGTGTTGCGGGCGCGGGAACAGGCGGCCCATCCGGGGCCGCGCCCCGAGTCCCTCGCCGAGGCCTTCCAGCGGATCCGCGCGGCAGGCGTCTCCCCCGAGGCGCTGCGACGGCTTCTCCAAGCGTTCTCCATCGAGCCGGTGTTCACCGCCCATCCGACGGAGGCGAAACGGCGGACGGTGCGGGGGATCCTGGGGCGGATCCGGGCGATCCTGGCCGAGCTGGACGCCCCGGATCGGCTGCCCCGGGAGCGGGAGGAGCTGCTCCGGCGGCTGCGGGCGGAGCTCACCACGCTCTGGCAGACCGACCTCACCCGGGTGCGTCGTCCCTCGGTGATGGACGAGGTGGAGAACGGCCTCTCGTTCTTCGTCCGCACCCTGTGGTCGCTGACCCCACGGCTGTATCGGGAGTTCCAGGCAGCTCTGCAGGCCAGCTACCCGGAGATCCCGGATCCGCCTCCCCTGTTTCTGCGGTTCGGCTCGTGGATCGGCGGGGATCGGGACGGCAACCCCCGGGTCACGGCGGAGGTGACCGCCCAAACCCTGCGACGCCACCGCCAGGTCGCCCTCTCCCTGCACCTCCAGCAGGCCCGGGAGCTGTTCGTCGCCCTCGGGGTCTCCACCCGCCAGGCCCCCGTTTCCCCAGCCCTGGCTCAGGCCCTGGCGGACGCCGAGGCCCGCTGGCCGGCGATCCGGGAGCGCCTCTCGGCCCTTTCCCCTTATGAGGTTTACCGGCGGTGGATCTCGGTGATCGCCTGGCGCCTGGAGCAAACCCTGGCCTGGGATCCGATGAGCGAACCGCCTCCGGAGGGCGCTTATCGATCGGCCCGGGAGCTGGTCGAGGACCTGGAGCGGATGTGGGAGAGCCTGACGGCCCACCGCGGGGCCCGGATCGCCGAGGGGCTCCTCTGGGACTGGCGGATCCAGGCGCAGGTGTTCGGGTTCCACATCGCCCGGCTGGACATCCGGCAGGAGGCCCGCCGCCACGCGGAGGCGATCGCCGAGCTGCTGGCCGCCGCAGGGATCGGCGCGGATTTCACCCGCCTCCCCGAGGAGGAGCAGCTCGCCCTGTTGACGGAGACCTTGCCCCGGGCGGGATCCATCGCGGCCCAGGCGAACGTGTCCCCGGAGACCGACGAGGTCCTCGCGGTGTTCCGTCTGCTGCGCCGGGCCGCAGCGGCCTACGGTCCGGAGTCCCTGGGACCCTACATCATCAGCATGGCCCGGGGGGCGGCGGATGTGCTGGCGGTGCTGTGGCTGATGAGCGCCGCGAACGATCTCTCCGAGCCACCGGCCTTCCTCCGGGTGGCGCCGTTGTTCGAGAGCATCGGCACCCTGCGGGAGGCTCCGCGCATCCTGGCGCGCATCCTCGCCTGGCCGCTCTACCGAGCGCACCTGAAGCGCCAGGGGGATCATCAGATCGTGATGGTCGGCTATTCCGACAGCACCAAGGACGGCGGGTATCTGGCGGCGGCCTGGGCCCTCTACCGGGCCCAGGCGGAGATCGTCCGGGTGGCCCGGGCCTATGGGGTCACCCTTACCTTCTTCCACGGCCGGGGAGGGGCGCTGGGGCGGGGCGGCGGCCCGGCCGCCCGGAGCATCCTCGGCCTCCCGCCGGACGCAGTGGCCGGGCGGCTTCGCATGACAGAACAGGGGGAGGTCCTGGCGGAGCGCTACGACGACCCCCACATCGCCCATCGGCACTTAGAGCAGGTGATCGGGGCCACCCTGCTGGTCTCCGCGCTCCCCTCCCCGGAGCCTCACGAAGCCTGGGTCGAGGCGATGGAACAGATGAGCGAGGCCGCCTATTGCGCCTACCGGGAGCTGCTGGAAGCCCCGGGGTTCCTCACCTACTTCGAACACGCCACTCCCATCGACAGCATCGAGCAGCTGCCGATCGCCTCCCGTCCGCCTCGCCGGCGGCCGCAGCGGCGACTCGAGGAGTTGCGGGCCATCCCCTGGGTGTTCTCCTGGACCCAGTGCCGTCACCTGCTCCCCGGGTGGTTCGGGCTGGGGTCCGGAGTGGAAGCCTTCGTCCGGCAGGCAGGCCCCGCCGGATGGCAACGCCTGGAGGAGATGCACCAGCGCTGGCCGTTCTTCCGGGCGGTCCTGGCGGACGCCGCCCTGGCGCTGGCGAAGACCGATCTCGGGATCGCCCGGGCCTACGCTGAGCTGGTCCCGGACCCGGCCGCGCGGGAGGCCATCTGGTCCCGAATTGAGGGGGAATATCACCGGACCCGCCGGGCGATCCTGCGCATCACCGGCCTGCCGGACCTGCTGGAGGACATCCCATGGCTGAAGCGCTCCATCCAGGTTCGGAACCCTTACGTGGATCCGTTGAATTTCATCCAGATCCTCCTGCTCCGGCGCTGGCGGGAGCGGCCGGAGGCGGAGGAGCTCCGGGAGGCCCTGTGGCTCACCATCCAGGGCGTCGCCGCGGGCCTGCGCACCACCGGGTAG
- a CDS encoding GAF domain-containing sensor histidine kinase, translated as MRMRVTPAESVEIAATGMEDRGPSSKDLDWILGNLRWLLIVAMALGAVLNRSSWRASEMAFVALLALTGIYNFLVLLALLFVRSPLPLPAITLAGDTLVTLSFIAFTGGLRSPLLFFAFLPIVTAALRMGWWAGELVTLGLFGGLALWEGLRGGEGLSLSTLLIAGSVLGLGALLTGVVGDRLKREILRELRAREVSQRRQLAQIRQQLQGIFELAAALGQMRRAEEILHAALEASESLFRGTGHPVPPMFIALLEPEGMRIAAARRLPPRDERMRLLGLEGGLREALERGEPVLLPQPAQDPELGRLVVMRIARAALILPLGIGPERYGALVIGSPDPQAFTGERQDLLRIIATHASIALQNALLYHTLQREKERLVEVEEEARRRLARELHDGPTQSVAALAMRLNFLQRLLRHDPAQLPPELAKAEQMARQAVQELRHFLFRLRPLILESQGLMAALTHLAEKLQETEPFAIHLEVDPEVDRLLDPNAKGLVFSIIEEAINNARKHAEPRNVWVRVRVEGDRLQVGVEDDGQGFDPQALRADYARRGSMGMLNMLERAELLNGVLEVESAPGQGTRVRLEVPLARAALSPEPSSQDTP; from the coding sequence ATGCGCATGCGCGTGACGCCGGCGGAGTCCGTGGAGATCGCGGCGACCGGGATGGAGGACCGGGGGCCTTCCTCGAAGGATCTGGATTGGATCCTGGGGAACCTGCGCTGGCTCCTCATCGTCGCCATGGCCCTGGGCGCCGTCCTGAACCGGAGCTCGTGGCGGGCCTCGGAGATGGCCTTCGTGGCGCTGCTTGCCCTCACCGGGATCTATAATTTCCTGGTGCTGCTGGCCCTGCTTTTCGTGCGCTCCCCGCTGCCGTTGCCCGCCATCACCCTGGCGGGGGATACGCTGGTGACGCTCTCCTTCATCGCCTTCACGGGCGGACTGCGGAGCCCGTTGTTGTTCTTTGCGTTCCTGCCCATTGTGACCGCCGCGTTGCGGATGGGCTGGTGGGCGGGAGAGCTGGTGACCCTCGGCCTGTTCGGGGGCCTGGCCCTCTGGGAGGGCCTTCGGGGCGGGGAAGGGCTGAGCCTGTCCACCCTCCTGATCGCAGGCAGCGTGCTGGGGTTGGGGGCATTGCTCACCGGGGTCGTCGGCGACCGCCTGAAGCGGGAGATCCTGCGGGAGCTTCGGGCGCGGGAGGTGAGCCAGCGCCGGCAGCTCGCTCAGATCCGCCAGCAGCTCCAGGGCATCTTCGAGCTGGCCGCGGCCCTGGGGCAAATGCGGCGGGCCGAGGAGATCCTCCACGCCGCCCTTGAGGCCAGCGAGAGCCTGTTCCGGGGCACCGGGCATCCGGTCCCGCCGATGTTCATCGCCCTGCTGGAGCCGGAGGGGATGCGCATCGCCGCCGCCCGTCGCCTGCCCCCTCGGGATGAGCGCATGCGGCTTCTCGGCCTGGAGGGGGGGCTCCGGGAGGCCCTGGAGCGGGGGGAGCCGGTTCTTCTCCCCCAACCCGCCCAGGATCCTGAGCTCGGTCGTCTGGTGGTCATGCGCATCGCCCGGGCCGCGCTGATCCTTCCCCTGGGGATCGGGCCGGAGCGCTATGGGGCGCTCGTGATCGGGAGCCCGGATCCCCAGGCGTTCACAGGGGAACGGCAGGATCTGTTGCGGATCATTGCCACCCATGCCTCGATCGCGTTGCAGAACGCCCTGCTGTATCACACCCTTCAGCGGGAGAAGGAGCGCCTGGTGGAGGTGGAGGAGGAGGCCCGGCGGCGGCTCGCTCGGGAGCTCCACGACGGCCCGACCCAGAGCGTGGCGGCCCTGGCCATGCGGTTGAACTTCCTGCAGCGGCTTCTCCGGCATGATCCGGCCCAGCTGCCGCCGGAGCTGGCGAAAGCCGAGCAGATGGCCCGCCAGGCGGTGCAGGAGCTGCGGCACTTCCTCTTCCGCCTGCGCCCGCTGATCCTGGAATCCCAGGGGCTGATGGCCGCCCTCACCCATCTCGCGGAGAAGCTCCAGGAGACGGAGCCCTTCGCCATCCACCTGGAGGTGGATCCGGAGGTGGATCGGCTCCTGGATCCCAACGCAAAGGGGTTGGTCTTCTCGATCATCGAGGAAGCCATCAACAACGCCCGCAAGCACGCCGAGCCGCGGAACGTCTGGGTACGGGTGCGGGTGGAAGGGGACCGGCTACAGGTGGGAGTAGAGGATGACGGCCAGGGTTTCGACCCTCAGGCGCTGCGGGCGGACTACGCCCGTCGGGGCAGCATGGGGATGCTCAACATGCTCGAGCGGGCGGAGCTGCTGAACGGCGTGCTGGAGGTGGAGTCCGCCCCGGGCCAGGGCACCCGGGTGCGGCTGGAGGTGCCCCTCGCCCGGGCAGCCCTCAGCCCGGAGCCCTCGTCCCAGGATACGCCATGA
- a CDS encoding S8 family serine peptidase, with protein sequence MRKLAPELRASALRPTQRSVLVSVLMTRDTDLNGLMRRVIYSKPLNGIRWAIGEVLDTNLRKLAGIPGVISVISPDSYQPVEAPWDDEAKPQRERLTSKEIRSLLRQGGKEALLRKLQELRSRGVPRPQPIKPDRIRPQGALPSAAPESGIQPATVQVKDIHGASAAWAKGYTGAGVTVAVVDTGVDFGHPDLQGTQARISSGPYAGWPFAYNTLSGAFYALDPTMTIGPDNYWDLVTLTWFAHTLPVTGAVCNGVTCTAALTLDFTNAASTLSFVWPDRSRSGQYYYTVHPDIYHLIAGFYLGLGYAATVGAPAVVIVADEAAPGVYDTVYVDVDFDQDLTDEKPMRKGSELAGADLYDAAGDPGTDGIWDLSAGMLSWIADGVNPPPGVSALYPGVSVPAAGRLISFIGDEDGHGTNCAGDIAAQGVITDPEWVGPINPLFAGAANVGGAGGPVLAGMAPKAKVAAFQNGFNLPFDSWALAALGFDGVPNSGDEAQIISNSWGASGTLNDGWDATSRFAHWLNNYFAPNAAFLVATGNGGHGYGTVTEPDGSSIIDVGASTSYGSLVYFELVTPDQFTYGDVQPWSNRGPTTLGDVSPDVVAVGAWGTGANPLNLYYGNGQAAYDIFGGTSMATPIAAGNLALVYHAFRAKHGRWPTWQEAKAIFLNGAHDLGYDVLTQGSGNVDANRATDIAAGMNYGYWVEPAQWMAGNYRGIEYAAFPAIVLPGQTVTKTFTVRNPTGVPFSVSLQDVTLQKVAEITFTLSFPSFSPPPFTRPTWITDITPLIEAYDPDLVRAQVIFPYSVFDTDANYAYDDRWRVLFYDWTDLNGDGNLWTDNNGNGRVDAGEIDVVSGIYEYNRFTYGYPSGTYLEASLGRDSLSRRHDGVFFGVQRRTGSDAVTMQVRITFYKKADWGWLSLSASSVSLPASGSATFNATLAVPATARPGVYEGAIEVRHGPHKHVIPVVAHVAASGPTFDFGAASLTEPIGNQPYDNGHLFGGFDWAWRYESGDWKLYYFDIPDGTAAPGKAMVVDTRWVTVPTDVDTWIFGRAVDFYSTLDPTFFGPQSVELVGGSTDTYIGSGRFVFNTATGGPREIVAGELRDGLGFLALHNVLYAGTQFGEPLVGAAYAVQALPFPVVITTPVTFGSWTQVFSTTRTIPEGIQVLAFGLSQPTVLLNQTAVQDNPNNPCTASWVISQTISNGGLLEATTASAAAGLDIDLYIYKDDGDGVFECGTQDALLASSTTPTAFERVRITLPPDGRYWITVHGWNVPGGSQPFDITINAIQGTDLMVSGVPSGPVMAGTPVSFQVSFSKAVTPPATYYGLLFIGPAPAPTALQVPVTIRFVPTAATLYLPLVMKNAGP encoded by the coding sequence TTGCGCAAGCTGGCTCCGGAGCTCCGGGCTTCGGCGCTGCGACCGACTCAGCGCTCGGTGCTGGTCAGCGTCCTGATGACCCGGGATACAGACCTCAACGGCCTGATGCGGCGAGTGATTTACAGCAAGCCTCTCAATGGCATCCGCTGGGCCATCGGTGAGGTCCTGGATACGAATCTCCGCAAGCTCGCGGGCATCCCCGGCGTGATCTCGGTGATCTCCCCGGACTCCTATCAGCCGGTGGAGGCTCCTTGGGATGACGAGGCGAAGCCGCAGCGAGAACGGCTGACCTCAAAGGAAATCCGGTCGTTGTTGCGACAGGGCGGAAAGGAGGCGCTCCTCCGCAAACTTCAGGAGCTCCGCTCCCGAGGCGTCCCCCGGCCGCAGCCTATAAAGCCCGATCGCATCCGGCCCCAGGGAGCCCTTCCGTCCGCCGCCCCTGAATCCGGGATCCAGCCCGCTACCGTGCAAGTGAAGGACATCCACGGCGCCTCCGCGGCATGGGCCAAGGGCTACACCGGCGCCGGGGTGACGGTCGCCGTTGTGGACACCGGGGTGGACTTCGGACATCCGGATCTTCAGGGGACGCAGGCTCGCATCTCCAGCGGCCCCTATGCCGGCTGGCCCTTCGCCTACAACACGCTATCCGGGGCCTTTTACGCCCTGGACCCCACCATGACCATCGGGCCGGATAATTACTGGGACCTGGTCACCCTGACCTGGTTCGCTCACACCCTGCCGGTCACGGGAGCTGTATGCAACGGCGTCACATGCACCGCAGCCCTGACGCTGGACTTCACCAACGCCGCCTCGACGCTCTCCTTTGTGTGGCCTGACCGTTCCCGTAGCGGCCAGTATTACTACACGGTGCATCCAGATATCTACCATCTGATCGCAGGCTTTTATCTTGGCCTGGGCTACGCGGCAACGGTTGGGGCCCCTGCTGTCGTCATCGTGGCTGACGAGGCCGCACCCGGCGTTTACGACACTGTGTATGTAGATGTGGATTTCGACCAGGATCTCACCGATGAGAAGCCGATGCGCAAAGGCAGTGAGCTGGCGGGAGCGGACCTCTACGATGCGGCCGGCGATCCAGGAACAGATGGCATCTGGGATCTCTCCGCGGGGATGCTGAGCTGGATCGCGGACGGAGTGAACCCGCCGCCCGGGGTCTCCGCCCTCTATCCCGGTGTGAGCGTTCCCGCCGCCGGCCGGCTGATCTCCTTCATCGGGGATGAGGACGGACACGGGACGAACTGCGCCGGCGACATCGCCGCCCAGGGCGTGATCACCGACCCCGAATGGGTTGGGCCCATCAATCCGCTTTTCGCGGGCGCGGCGAACGTCGGCGGCGCCGGCGGGCCGGTGCTGGCCGGGATGGCCCCGAAGGCCAAGGTGGCCGCCTTCCAGAACGGCTTCAATCTCCCCTTCGACTCCTGGGCCCTGGCCGCCCTGGGCTTCGACGGCGTTCCCAACAGCGGGGACGAAGCTCAGATCATCAGCAACTCCTGGGGTGCCAGCGGCACCCTCAACGACGGCTGGGACGCGACCTCCCGCTTCGCCCACTGGCTGAACAACTACTTCGCCCCGAACGCGGCCTTCCTGGTGGCCACCGGCAACGGTGGCCACGGCTACGGCACGGTGACGGAGCCCGATGGCAGCTCTATCATTGATGTGGGCGCCAGCACCTCCTATGGCTCGCTGGTTTATTTCGAGCTCGTCACCCCTGACCAGTTCACCTACGGCGACGTCCAGCCTTGGTCCAACCGCGGCCCTACCACCCTGGGGGACGTCTCGCCGGACGTGGTGGCCGTGGGGGCCTGGGGTACCGGCGCTAACCCGTTGAACCTTTACTACGGCAACGGCCAGGCCGCCTATGACATCTTCGGCGGCACCTCTATGGCCACGCCCATCGCCGCGGGGAACCTGGCTCTGGTCTACCATGCCTTCCGCGCCAAACACGGCCGCTGGCCGACATGGCAGGAGGCGAAGGCCATCTTCCTCAACGGCGCCCACGATCTGGGCTATGATGTGCTGACCCAGGGCTCGGGCAATGTGGACGCCAACCGGGCCACGGATATCGCGGCGGGGATGAACTACGGCTACTGGGTGGAGCCGGCCCAGTGGATGGCCGGAAATTACCGGGGCATCGAATACGCTGCCTTCCCGGCGATCGTGCTCCCGGGCCAGACCGTTACCAAGACCTTCACCGTTCGCAACCCCACGGGCGTGCCGTTCTCGGTCAGCCTGCAGGACGTGACGCTCCAGAAGGTCGCCGAGATCACCTTCACCCTCTCCTTCCCGTCCTTCAGCCCGCCGCCCTTCACCCGCCCCACCTGGATCACGGACATCACTCCTCTCATCGAAGCCTATGATCCGGATCTGGTGCGGGCCCAGGTGATCTTCCCCTACAGCGTGTTCGACACCGATGCCAACTACGCTTACGATGACCGCTGGCGGGTTCTCTTCTACGACTGGACCGATCTAAATGGGGACGGGAACCTTTGGACGGATAACAACGGGAACGGCCGGGTGGATGCGGGGGAGATCGATGTCGTCAGTGGCATCTACGAATATAACCGCTTCACATACGGCTATCCCAGCGGCACTTACCTGGAGGCCAGCCTGGGCCGCGACAGCCTGTCCCGCCGCCACGACGGCGTCTTCTTCGGCGTCCAGCGGCGCACCGGCTCCGATGCGGTCACCATGCAGGTGCGCATCACTTTCTACAAGAAAGCCGACTGGGGCTGGCTGAGCCTCTCGGCTTCCAGCGTGAGCCTGCCGGCGAGTGGGAGCGCCACCTTTAACGCCACTCTTGCGGTGCCCGCCACGGCGCGGCCGGGCGTCTACGAAGGCGCCATCGAGGTGCGCCACGGCCCGCACAAGCACGTGATCCCGGTGGTGGCGCACGTGGCGGCCAGCGGGCCCACGTTCGATTTCGGAGCTGCCTCCCTGACGGAGCCCATCGGCAACCAGCCCTACGACAACGGCCATCTCTTCGGCGGCTTCGACTGGGCCTGGCGCTACGAGTCCGGGGACTGGAAGCTCTACTACTTCGACATCCCGGACGGCACCGCTGCCCCGGGCAAGGCGATGGTTGTGGACACCCGCTGGGTCACGGTGCCCACCGATGTGGACACCTGGATCTTCGGCCGCGCCGTCGATTTCTACTCCACGCTGGATCCCACTTTCTTCGGCCCCCAGAGCGTGGAGCTGGTGGGTGGAAGCACCGACACTTATATCGGCAGCGGCCGGTTCGTCTTCAACACCGCCACCGGTGGGCCACGGGAGATCGTGGCCGGGGAACTGCGTGACGGCCTGGGCTTCCTGGCGCTGCATAATGTCCTCTACGCCGGGACGCAGTTCGGCGAGCCCCTCGTGGGGGCCGCCTATGCGGTCCAGGCCCTTCCGTTCCCGGTGGTGATCACCACGCCGGTTACCTTTGGGAGCTGGACCCAGGTCTTCTCCACCACCCGCACGATCCCGGAGGGCATCCAGGTCCTGGCCTTCGGCCTGAGCCAGCCCACAGTGCTCCTCAACCAGACGGCTGTCCAGGATAATCCCAACAACCCGTGCACGGCCAGCTGGGTGATCTCGCAGACCATCAGCAACGGCGGGCTGCTGGAGGCGACCACGGCCAGCGCGGCGGCTGGGCTCGACATCGACCTCTACATCTACAAGGACGATGGCGATGGCGTCTTCGAATGCGGGACCCAGGATGCCTTGCTTGCATCGTCCACCACACCCACGGCCTTTGAGCGGGTCCGCATCACCCTGCCGCCGGATGGCCGCTATTGGATCACCGTCCACGGCTGGAACGTGCCCGGCGGGAGCCAGCCTTTCGATATCACCATCAACGCCATCCAGGGGACGGACCTGATGGTCAGTGGGGTGCCGTCGGGCCCGGTGATGGCGGGAACCCCGGTGAGCTTCCAGGTTTCGTTCTCCAAGGCGGTCACCCCGCCGGCCACCTACTACGGCCTGCTCTTCATCGGCCCGGCTCCGGCCCCCACGGCCCTCCAGGTCCCGGTCACCATCCGCTTCGTGCCCACGGCGGCCACCCTCTACCTGCCGCTGGTCATGAAGAACGCCGGGCCATGA
- a CDS encoding Uma2 family endonuclease, which produces MESHEERVLALLRAPGVLTEELRRRLLELLLETSARPIPYEEFLARADEDTLAEWVQGEVRHYSPASRSHQELVGFLTALLSAYVQHHRLGVVLSAPFQMKLSRSGREPDVLFVAQEHLHRLHPTHLEGPADLVIEIVSPESAPRDRGEKFYEYQEAGIPEYWLIDPQSQWAEFYRLEPTGRYRLITEGSGGEYHSQAIPGLRLRIEWLWDPPPLLEAFRQIGLIP; this is translated from the coding sequence ATGGAGTCCCATGAGGAGCGGGTGCTGGCGCTGCTTCGAGCGCCCGGGGTGCTGACGGAGGAGCTCCGCCGTCGCCTGCTGGAGCTATTGCTGGAAACCTCCGCCCGCCCCATCCCCTATGAGGAGTTCCTGGCCCGGGCGGATGAGGACACCCTGGCCGAATGGGTCCAGGGCGAAGTCCGTCATTACAGCCCCGCCTCCCGAAGCCACCAGGAGCTCGTCGGCTTCCTCACCGCCCTTCTCAGCGCCTACGTGCAGCACCACCGCCTGGGAGTGGTATTGTCTGCCCCCTTCCAGATGAAGCTGTCCCGCTCCGGCCGCGAACCCGACGTCCTTTTCGTCGCCCAGGAACATCTCCATCGTCTTCATCCCACCCATCTGGAAGGCCCTGCCGATCTGGTGATCGAAATCGTTTCCCCTGAAAGCGCGCCCCGCGACCGTGGCGAAAAATTCTACGAATACCAGGAAGCCGGCATCCCCGAATACTGGCTCATCGACCCCCAAAGCCAGTGGGCCGAGTTCTATCGTCTGGAGCCCACCGGCCGCTACCGCCTGATCACGGAGGGATCCGGCGGGGAATACCACAGCCAGGCCATCCCCGGCCTCCGCCTGCGCATTGAATGGCTCTGGGATCCTCCACCCCTCCTGGAAGCCTTCCGACAGATCGGCCTCATCCCTTAA